The DNA sequence taaaatgctggttaaagataatataaagtgcGACTTTATTCCTCCTTTAAAAAAAGATGACAATTCTTATGCTTTCTCTGATACGGAAAAGGCAATTGagttaaacaattatttcatttccgTTTCTACCATTGATGACTCACAAGCTTTTTTACCACCATTTTCTATGAAAACGAATGCAGCATTAAGTAATATACTAATTAGTGAACAAGAGATAAGTGACATATTGCTTAATTTAATAATAAAGAAGGCTAGTGGACCAGACGAAATAAGTCACCGTATGCTTAAAGAGACAGCTGCAAGTGTTTGTAAACCACTGTGTATTATTTTCAATCGTTCTATACATGAGTGCTCTTACCCAAATTGTTGGAAAACAGCTTTTGTTATGCCATTGTACAAAAAGGGTGACCGTGACCTTTCTTCTAACTACAGGCCGATTTCATTAATAAGTTGTGTTGGTAAAGTAATGGAAAGAATTGTATTTAAACACGTTTATAATCACATGTATAGtaataatcttttatataaatatcaatcaGGTTTTATTCCGGGTCATTCCACTGTCTATCAATTAATTGACATATACCATCAGATTTGTAAATCATTTGATGATAAAAAatcaacatgcatagttttttgtgaTATTTCAAAAGCATTCGACAGAGTTTGGCACAAGGGGCTACTATTTAAATTGCGGCAATATGGAATTAACGACATTTTATACGAATGGTTTAAAAGTTATCTTGAATCCAGAAGTCAGAAAGTTTTTGTTGGTTGCTCGTATTCTGATGTTAAATATGCAAATGCTGGCGTCCCTCAAGGGTCAGTGTTAGGTCctcttttatttttgatatacgtTAATGATATAGCTGAAAACCTTGAAAGTTTAACGcgtctttttgctgatgacaGTTCCTTATCTGTAACTAGTTGTGACTCAAACTATATAGAATTAACTCTCAATGAAGACCTCAAACGGATATCAGAATGGGCAAAACAGTGGTTAGTTACATTTAACCCAAATAAGACAGAAGTTCTTTACTGCTCTTTTACTAATAATCCTAAACCTATTTTGTATTTCGATAATGTTCAGTTAGATTTTACTCAACACCATAAACATCTTGGTCTTACATTAAGTGATGACGGTACTTGGCatgaacatatttcaaatataactaaATCTGCCTCAAAAATATTGGGATCAATGcggttgttaaaatttaaattaaacaggaaaactttaaatcaaatttacatttcgtATATGCGGCCTATATTAGAGTATGCCAGTGTAATTTGggaaaaggaaaatattgaaaaattacagTACGAAGCTGCAAGGTTAGTTACAGGTTTAACAAAGTCCGTTTCGATCGAAAGGTTACTACAAGAAATAGGATGGGTATCATTATCAGACCGTCGGTTGATTCAAAAACTAACTATaatgtataaagcaaaacacgGCGATTTACCAGACTATCTTAATACTCTCTTTCCACATGAAGTTTCAGAAACTACTCCTTATAACTTAAGAAacgataataattatgttacagTTGCAAgaagaacagaaatattttccaaaTCATTTATACCATCTGCTATTTCTGCTTGGAACAATCTAGAAATTAATATTCGAGAATCGTCCACTTTAAACGCTTTTAAGACAAGTCtcaaagaaaaatttaaacctcCACAAGTTCCTTTGTTTTACTTATCTGGTGTAAGGACATTGTCTGTTTATCACGCCAGAATTAGAAACAGGTGTAGTAGTTTAAATGGtgatctttttaaaaatcatttaagagaTTCAGCTCAGTGTGAATGTGGCTATGGCACTGAAGATgctgagcatttcttttttaaatgcaatCGTTTCCGAGATCAACGACACCAATTATTTACATCCACACGCCCCTATCATCCCCTAAGTACTAACGCATTATTATTTGGTAAAGAAGATTTAACAATGGAGGAAAATTCACAGATATTCAACGAAGTgcaaaagtttataaaacatacagaaaggtttaaataatacataatattaacAACAGACCAAACAACATCTTACTAATATCTGACTAGATTAATCCaccattgttcaaattatataaaCGTTTAACATCTCGTGACAGTcgcagacagacagagagactcATGCCATCACATcgaaagtgtttgtttttttctttgtattattcttctgtgttcttttttctttttttcttttttcatcagTTAAGTGCTCTCATCTTCATTACTTTTTTCTCTTATAAACACTTGTACATCCGCCATCTGTAGTATATTATTGCTCCAGtgtatatgttgttattttttgtgttCGTGTTTTTCTAACTAAAGCTTAAGGGAAGGACAGTCtctaatgttgtcagaacttgttgtccgacccttttgccctttgattatgtatgtttgaattgtaattgtaataatatatcaaagagcaataaaatatgattaaatcaactGACTCGCTGTTTAGTTTTATTACATCcgaaaattagatttttattggaATAGTGTTCGCGTCATCATTTCAGTTTGATGACGACAATGTCTTTGTATTTTTCGGTGTTTTAGTGGTCACTTAGTTGTCCCTCTTGCTAAGAAACGCTCTTCATTGTGATGTGTTTAAGGGGGAAATATTGTTAGTTATCTTAACTGTTAGGACTCAGAAGATGCAGAAAATACACAAATGTTGAATAAGGTGTTTGCAGTACTCACATATATTAAACTTCAGTTTTGAACATCTCAggaaatttttaaacattaaccACATAACATGCATCTTTCTATATCTGATTAATGACTCTAACATCTACACTACCTAACTTAGGACTGCAAGCAAATATTCATCTCTTCAATTTCGTCAGGCCTGTTTTACAGGCACATGATGGAGAAGAAAGATCTCAGACTGCTCGAGCGACGATAGTGGTTTGGTAGCTAATCCTCATTTATGTAGAAGCTTTCTTTAAATGGGACATAGCAAtgtttaaagaacatggcattcccttgtatattcgtccttgttcaactttcctcTTCGGATTCCTCCCACCCCCagccccgaccccatttcgccccttgccgtttccttcccctccatcaatatttagcattatttaatatgtacttgttggatgtctGAAGCAacatgtctgaaatattttttcattacagcttctttttgttgtgggcctactatgttaatgcgtggctctggggctgtgtttttggtgctctgtgcttcagagaaatctacccttacctattatgtTTTGAAATACGAGCAGACAACACTGaatagaataaaaaagtattttatttctgttatttataaAACTAAACGTTGACTTCATATTTAATTCAGTGTATCTTGGAAACATGTAATGGAGAAATCAACTATTACAATGCCTTGATCAGAAATCCGGAGAAACTTGGTAAGCTGAAGAGAGGTTGTACGTATAACCACTCGCCCACTGTTCTGTGCTGCACAAACACGTTGTCCCCCGCCGTTAGTTTAACAACGAACGCCTTGGAGTTACAGTCGGCGTAAGCGTCATCTCCCGCAATGACCTTGCCAAGATTGGCGTGATTAACATCTATATCTAACACTATATAGTGATTGTCTTTGGAGCATGCGGTAACGGAAAACTGGTAAAGTCCATCAACTGAAGCAACAAACATACCATTGAGTGGGTTATATGCATTGCCAATATTGGTTTTCACGTCATCGAAGTAAATGTGGTGATTTGTGCCGTGTTCGTGGGTCGTCAAATATGCCATAAACGCCACGGTATTTGTCTGCTTCgctgaaatatatatttacatatgtgtGTTACCTAACAGAAACGAAAAACAATAAAGCCTGTTTTTATTCTTTCTAAAGAGATGTTTATAAAATTGATGTTGCTTAATTCAAAGTATACACGAACTCCATatgttttttttagaataaagggtggccatgatggccttatatcgctcacatgagttaagttgcttgcttgaacaaatttctttgctaaagcttaaaatacaagaaagtaggtcagtaggtcatattcatggtcactgaaagccagttttaaagctggtgtgcaaaactgtacatgtcatccaaatttcaaggctgtatcttaaaaaaaaacaagacagtagggcagcaggtcaaggtcacaggcaaatGACatcatcaatctgactaaagtacatcgcttaggatctgaaaacgagctattgatagcctcgttctgacggcccttccGCCAGCCAATCagaagctaacttacaacattctgcaagctttaaaaagcctttttGGATatgtacaatttttatgtcgaaaaatgtcagatagccggtttgCTCAGTCGGTAGGgaacttgctttgtaagcgagaggtcctgggctcgagccctggattgactgcaaatttttcttactatttgacattcaaacaagttgtctgtttcaaataaaaatagatttgcgaaaataaaaatagcaatattggaaattaatccaaaatatacagaagacgaatgtgaatgcgtcgttctcagatcttcgtttagaagatcaagtactttagtcagattggtgacatcatattacttggggtcatcaggtaattataatgaaacagtcttggaaataggatctggtagtttttttaagtatttttcctatataactcatataataactaagtgaccccggggcggggccacttttaaccctaggggcataatctgaacaattttgatagaggactactaggcaatgcatcatatcaaatatcaaaagcctaggtcttgtgttttcagacaagaagatttttaaaatataaaattgggatccccagggcagggcctcttttcaccccaggggtacaatttgaacaattttggttgaggaccataagacaatgttacaaaccaaatatcaaaggcctatgtcttgtggtttcagataaaaagatttttaaactttttttcccatataagtctatgtaaaaattcgGACCCCCGGGGCtgagccatatttgatcctagggggataatttgaacaatcttgatagaggaccactagatgatgctacataccaaatatcaaagccctaggccattggttttgtacaagaagattttcaaagttttccctatataagtctatataaccatgtgacccccggggcggggccatatttaacccaagggggataatttgaacaattttggtagaggaccactaggtgatgctacacaccagatatcaaagccctaagccctgtgattttggacaagaagatttttaaatattttcctttcggttgccatggcaattagagttctgcatagaattcaattcatcaaaattttgaaagggggccatccaaggatcattcctgtgaagtttggtgtaattatgccaagtagttttcaaggagaagatttttttagaagatgttgacggacacacgacacacgacggacattgagcggtcacaaaagctcaccatgagcctttggctcaggtgagctaaaaaagtaattGAAGCACCGACGCATAATCGTATCTTGCATGTAATTCACACGTTTTTGGTGTAAACAAGTCATATAGCTgtgtattttgtgtttaaaataacTTCACAATCGCAAGACTCTATCAGTTACATTTTCcccatttatttgcatttttgtcaacagtatttcagataggTAACCGCTGAGTTATATCAAACAGTAATGTTTTGAATTCTGACCAGCAACTTCCTGCCACAACATATGACACCAGACGTATCGTCTCCTGTATCATTTTAATGGAGAATATTCGCCTCATTCTGGGAATGAAATTGCGACTTCTAGCAAGGAAGTATGGTACTCTGCCTATTGAGTTGTGCAGACAGGCCAAAGGACAGCAGTAGTATCGTGTAAATCTGTTTACCTTGTTGCGTTTTAAGCAATGCTACATCCTGCTTTAGCACTTGTATTGTGTTATTGCTTGCAGCATTTGCCTTTAGTGTAGCGACTTCTGTCTCCAGTGCATTTAGCTTGTTAACCAACGTACAGAAGTTGTCTTCGACTAAAATCCTTTTCAGGATAGAGCTCTTTCCAGTAAATAACAGCTGCAGTATGAAAATGGTCCGAAAAGGCAAATTCAATGTCATGATACTTGAAACAATATTTTCGACTAAAGAGTGTCAAAAAACGACGAATATTTAGCGAAATGATGCACCTACTAACTTACCAGCTGATAAGAAAAGTATGACCAATGGTAAACTGTATgtcaaatagataacattttgtTATGATTAATATGTCACGTTAAGAATTATGCTTATATAACTGACTTTTGTCGATGATTAAGTACATCAAAAGTACCAAGTTCCGAAATGAATTGATCAATATTTTCTAAATCGATAACTGGGGATTGGCAAAATCTGTCTCCATTGGGACAATGAGTACTATTTGTCATACACATGGAGCGAGATCGTTTGAACTTTGAGTAACCTTATACCGGATGGACATTATAGTGGCAAATATGCGTACAGTTGACAGACTTTCAGCAAGTAT is a window from the Mercenaria mercenaria strain notata chromosome 7, MADL_Memer_1, whole genome shotgun sequence genome containing:
- the LOC123555490 gene encoding heavy metal-binding protein HIP-like codes for the protein MTLNLPFRTIFILQLLFTGKSSILKRILVEDNFCTLVNKLNALETEVATLKANAASNNTIQVLKQDVALLKTQQAKQTNTVAFMAYLTTHEHGTNHHIYFDDVKTNIGNAYNPLNGMFVASVDGLYQFSVTACSKDNHYIVLDIDVNHANLGKVIAGDDAYADCNSKAFVVKLTAGDNVFVQHRTVGEWLYVQPLFSLPSFSGFLIKAL